The genomic window TTAGGACAGGCCCCTGGGGAAACCCCTTGGCCCCGGGCGACATGGCGGAAACGGTGGGGTACCCATCCGGGAGCAAGCGGGAAGGGGAGTGTTCGTGGCTCGTGTTCGTGGGGAAGGGGCAAGAATTCCCCGCCCGCGAATCCCGAATGGGACACCGCCTGAGCTTGGGAGCGAAGCGACAGGGGAACTCCCCGGCAAAGAGAGAAATGACTGCAAATTCAACGGTTTGCAAGAATAGTCAGTCCAAAGGACAGGAAACTCCCCAGCCTCCTATCCCTTGACCCCTCCCATGGTCAGCCCTTTGACGATGTATTTCTGGGCAATCAGGAAGAAGACGATTCCGGGTATGCTTGCAAAGATCGCGGCGGCGGATATGGTGTTCCAGTACGTCAGCTCGTCTCCGACAAAGTAGTACACGCCCACGGTGATGGGTTTATTGATGTCGCTGTTTAGGAAGAGGTAAGGCGACAAAAACTCCTGCCATGTCCAAAGAAAGGCGATGATTGCGACAGCAGCAATACCCGTTGCAACCCCCGGAAGCACGATTCTGAAGAGCACACCCATACGAGTACACCCATCGATCATCCCGGCGTCCATCAGGTCTGAAGGGAAGGTGTCAAAAAAGGACTTCAGGATCCACACAGCCAGCGGGTAGGAAAGATAGATGGCAAATATGATCACACTGAGCTTTGTGTCTATCAACCCGAGGACCCTGAAGATGATGTAGAAGGGAAGGAGCAGACTCAGAGGGGGGAGAATACGGGTCACCAGGAAGGAGACAAGGATGAGGTTGCTGCCCCTGTACGGGTACTTGCTGAGCCCGTAAGCGCTGAACACCCCTGCGGTCAGGATGAAGGCGACGGTGGAAAGGCAATAGATCAATGAGTTCAAGATATACCTGGGAACAGGAGACTTGAAGATGACCGCCTTGTAAGCTTCAAAGGTCGGGTTCCTCGGGACATAGGTCGGCGGCGTGAGAAAGGCTTCCTTCAGCGACTTCAGCGAGGTGATAAATGTCCATCCGATGGGGATGAGCATGAAGAATAGGATCACACCGACCACCACATACGGCGTCGCTCTCTGATCGAGCAC from Deltaproteobacteria bacterium includes these protein-coding regions:
- a CDS encoding carbohydrate ABC transporter permease → MRARDSIVKVLDQRATPYVVVGVILFFMLIPIGWTFITSLKSLKEAFLTPPTYVPRNPTFEAYKAVIFKSPVPRYILNSLIYCLSTVAFILTAGVFSAYGLSKYPYRGSNLILVSFLVTRILPPLSLLLPFYIIFRVLGLIDTKLSVIIFAIYLSYPLAVWILKSFFDTFPSDLMDAGMIDGCTRMGVLFRIVLPGVATGIAAVAIIAFLWTWQEFLSPYLFLNSDINKPITVGVYYFVGDELTYWNTISAAAIFASIPGIVFFLIAQKYIVKGLTMGGVKG